In Neofelis nebulosa isolate mNeoNeb1 chromosome 10, mNeoNeb1.pri, whole genome shotgun sequence, one DNA window encodes the following:
- the GRAMD1B gene encoding protein Aster-B isoform X15, which produces MPAANMLENLQPPALQVPEPQGAPEGSPLWSSSSTPTLRRRRFKMRRMKNVQEQSLEAGLARDLPGVLAPGKEFLQLPSIEITPSSDEDTPWSNCSTPSASPRRKRFLLRKWLRVRERKECSESRCRGRQTF; this is translated from the coding sequence ATGCCGGCGGCCAACATGCTGGAGAACCTGCAGCCGCCCGCCCTGCAGGTGCCCGAGCCGCAGGGCGCGCCCGAGGGCAGCCCGCTCTGGTCCAGCTCGTCGACCCCCACGCTCCGCCGCCGGCGCTTCAAGATGCGCCGCATGAAGAACGTGCaggagcagagcctggaggccgGGCTGGCCCGGGACCTGCCCGGCGTCTTGGCCCCCGGCAAGGAGTTCCTGCAGCTGCCGTCCATCGAGATCACGCCCTCCAGCGACGAGGACACCCCGTGGTCCAACTGCTCCACACCCAGCGCTTCCCCGCGCCGAAAGCGCTTCCTCCTCCGCAAGTGGCTCAGGGTGAGGGAGCGGAAGGAGTGCAGTGAAAGCAG